A single Pseudodesulfovibrio aespoeensis Aspo-2 DNA region contains:
- a CDS encoding PhzF family phenazine biosynthesis protein — translation MELDIYQVDAFAEEVFSGNPAAVIPLFEWLSDGLMQRIAQECGQSETAFFVRRGEYFELRWFTPDYEIDLCGHATLASAHVLYEFLDYTDPVVVFETKSGRLFVDRENGLYSMDFPAWSVRPIQVTERVAQALGARPDELFMGERDMMAVFGSEEQVRALKPDFRLVSKLDGLCMICTAPGLDHDFVSRTFVAITGLPEDPVTGSAHCTLVPFWAERLGKSALRARQVSARGGVLICENLGSRVKIAGHAVTFMKGTITL, via the coding sequence ATGGAACTCGACATCTATCAGGTGGACGCCTTTGCCGAAGAGGTGTTCAGCGGCAACCCGGCTGCGGTGATCCCGCTTTTCGAGTGGCTGAGCGACGGATTGATGCAGCGCATCGCCCAGGAGTGCGGCCAGTCCGAGACGGCGTTTTTCGTGCGCCGGGGCGAGTATTTCGAGCTGCGCTGGTTCACCCCGGACTACGAGATCGACCTGTGCGGCCACGCCACCCTGGCCAGCGCCCATGTCCTTTACGAATTCCTCGACTACACTGACCCGGTGGTGGTCTTTGAGACCAAGAGCGGGCGGCTCTTTGTGGACCGCGAGAACGGCTTGTATTCCATGGATTTTCCGGCCTGGAGCGTGCGCCCCATCCAGGTGACCGAGCGGGTGGCCCAGGCGCTGGGCGCGCGGCCCGACGAGCTGTTCATGGGTGAACGCGACATGATGGCCGTGTTCGGCAGCGAGGAGCAGGTCCGCGCCCTCAAGCCCGACTTCCGGCTCGTCTCCAAGCTCGACGGGCTGTGCATGATCTGCACCGCGCCCGGCCTGGATCATGATTTCGTCTCGCGCACCTTTGTGGCCATCACGGGCTTGCCCGAAGACCCGGTCACCGGCTCGGCCCACTGCACCCTGGTGCCCTTCTGGGCCGAACGGCTGGGCAAGTCGGCCCTGCGCGCCCGGCAGGTCTCGGCGCGCGGCGGCGTGCTCATCTGCGAGAACCTCGGCAGCCGCGTCAAGATTGCGGGCCACGCCGTGACCTTCATGAAGGGAACCATCACGCTGTAG
- a CDS encoding peptidase U32 family protein has protein sequence MSIKHLPEIMAPAGDTSSFLAAVAAGADAVYVGLKHFSARMQATNFSISELAQLASLGRDRGTKTYVAMNTLVKPGDPESAGRLIERLQTNVKPNALIVQDLAMIPLARQAGFKGELHLSTLANLSHPAGLEVAKKLGATRVVVPRELNLDEVKLMADACPKDLDLEIFVHGALCHCVSGRCYWSSYLGGKSGLRGRCVQPCRRLYKQGKQDAERLFSCTDLSLDVLTKPLLDMPKVTAWKIEGRKKGPHYVYYTVRAYQMLRDNPNDAQAKKAAVDLLDQALGRPSSHSVFLPQRPFMPIQPKEETSSGRLVGEIKREQKKLYFQPREDLHPGDLIRVGYEDQPGHRTLSIRRRVPKRGRMDIPYSAKTPGPPLPTGTKIFLVDRRDPELVKLIRGLEAELALFPAPEPKESKFTPKWPKDAVRGKGRPENVLLFRLPPRGRVNGRAAYWLERASLGKVARGQTGRAQWWLPPVIWPDEDKKYRTLIKEAIKNGGREFVINSPWQAAYFEDRKNVVLVAGPFCNASNRFALQVLKELGCSSAIISPELSGEDTLELSRNTPLPLGLVIKGMWPFGLSRFLAESVRLDGPVKSPMHEVLFVRKYGQTNWLFPAWELDLSEEYKTLDRAGFKTFVTMIEEWPKDVPKPRRTSTFNWKLQLL, from the coding sequence ATGAGCATAAAACATTTACCAGAGATCATGGCGCCCGCAGGGGATACGTCATCCTTCCTCGCCGCCGTGGCCGCCGGGGCGGACGCCGTGTACGTGGGGCTGAAACATTTCTCGGCCCGGATGCAGGCCACCAACTTCTCTATCAGCGAGCTGGCGCAACTGGCAAGCCTGGGCCGCGACCGGGGCACCAAGACCTACGTCGCCATGAACACCCTGGTCAAGCCCGGCGATCCTGAATCCGCAGGCCGACTCATCGAGCGGCTGCAAACCAACGTCAAGCCCAACGCCCTCATCGTGCAGGATCTGGCCATGATCCCCCTTGCCCGGCAGGCCGGGTTCAAGGGCGAGCTGCACCTCTCCACCCTGGCCAACCTGAGCCACCCGGCAGGCCTTGAGGTGGCAAAAAAGCTCGGCGCGACCCGCGTGGTCGTCCCCCGCGAGCTGAACCTGGACGAGGTCAAGCTCATGGCCGACGCCTGCCCCAAGGATCTGGACCTGGAGATTTTCGTCCACGGCGCGCTGTGCCACTGCGTATCGGGCCGTTGCTACTGGAGCAGCTACCTGGGCGGCAAGTCCGGCCTGCGTGGCCGCTGCGTCCAGCCCTGCCGCCGCCTGTACAAACAAGGCAAGCAGGACGCCGAACGGCTCTTCTCCTGCACCGATCTTTCCCTGGACGTATTGACCAAGCCGCTGCTGGACATGCCCAAGGTCACGGCCTGGAAGATCGAGGGCCGCAAAAAAGGCCCCCACTACGTCTACTACACGGTGCGCGCCTACCAGATGCTGCGCGACAACCCGAACGACGCCCAGGCCAAGAAGGCTGCCGTGGACCTGCTCGATCAGGCTCTGGGCAGGCCCTCCAGCCACTCCGTCTTCCTTCCCCAGCGGCCCTTCATGCCCATCCAGCCCAAGGAGGAGACCAGCTCCGGCAGGCTCGTGGGCGAGATCAAACGCGAGCAGAAGAAACTCTATTTCCAGCCCCGCGAAGACCTCCACCCCGGCGACCTCATCCGTGTGGGCTACGAGGACCAGCCAGGCCACCGGACGCTCTCCATCCGCCGCCGCGTGCCCAAGCGCGGGCGCATGGACATCCCCTACTCGGCCAAGACCCCCGGCCCACCCCTGCCCACGGGCACCAAAATATTCCTGGTGGACCGCCGCGATCCGGAGCTGGTCAAACTGATCAGGGGACTTGAGGCCGAGCTGGCCCTGTTCCCGGCCCCGGAGCCCAAGGAATCGAAATTCACGCCCAAATGGCCCAAGGACGCGGTGCGCGGCAAGGGCCGCCCGGAAAACGTCCTGCTCTTCCGCCTGCCGCCGCGCGGGCGGGTCAATGGCCGGGCCGCCTACTGGCTCGAACGCGCCTCGCTGGGCAAGGTGGCCAGGGGCCAGACGGGCCGCGCCCAGTGGTGGCTGCCCCCGGTCATCTGGCCCGACGAGGACAAGAAATACCGCACCCTGATCAAGGAAGCCATCAAGAACGGCGGGCGCGAGTTCGTCATCAACTCGCCCTGGCAGGCAGCCTATTTCGAGGACCGCAAGAACGTCGTCCTGGTGGCCGGGCCGTTCTGCAACGCGTCCAACCGGTTCGCGCTCCAGGTGCTCAAGGAGCTGGGCTGCTCGTCGGCCATCATCAGCCCGGAGCTGTCCGGCGAGGACACGCTCGAACTGTCGCGCAACACGCCCCTGCCGCTCGGGCTGGTCATCAAGGGCATGTGGCCCTTTGGCCTGTCGCGTTTCCTGGCCGAGTCGGTCCGCCTCGACGGGCCGGTCAAGAGCCCCATGCACGAGGTGCTCTTCGTTCGCAAGTACGGCCAGACCAACTGGCTCTTCCCGGCCTGGGAGCTGGACCTGAGCGAGGAATACAAGACCCTCGACCGGGCAGGCTTCAAGACCTTCGTGACCATGATCGAGGAGTGGCCCAAGGACGTGCCCAAACCAAGGCGGACCAGCACCTTCAACTGGAAGCTGCAACTGCTGTAG